The Chanodichthys erythropterus isolate Z2021 chromosome 12, ASM2448905v1, whole genome shotgun sequence genome contains a region encoding:
- the LOC137031919 gene encoding zinc finger protein 883-like: MLSMKAQMDVICCKSVGTDLSMLDIEDFISEICQLKKEVASLEAKLRERGDKPNREDLEKVSVCVTDGTEAQDSVWRSRDTQDSELSLTLLCYTDAQDHGSADQTSDCNAGEQQMLQTPLKMCSVKPVDCRNLIKTTAEEQQQGQEEEEDGIDDYNEEEEDDGNDEDDGNVEDNDGNVYGNDDDDEDFIPSDENGSSASYEETTSTSKDQLKVKSFSCSTCGKTLSSQGYLARHERTHTEQKDFTCKMCDISFPTLEERRCHRKEHRAKKEFHCEQCGKDFFTTLYTMRVHMKSHTGEKPFHCSGCDKHFSTKGSLDSHMRIHTGEKPYKCPHCEKSFSHKPSLNAHVRVHTGERPYQCSECGKTFKDSSSLRAHQIIHSEEKPYQCSYCDKRFCHKSYLIRHERIHTGEKPYLCSYCGKSFANQGQYGVHLRVHTGERPYHCSVCGKSFKQNIKLAMHKRIHTGERPYKCSLCDKTFAQASALKTHERVHTGEKPYRCSICGERFTYLGSFQTHQKKHAKEQTAPESSSVTFHQ; the protein is encoded by the exons atgTTGAGCATGAAAGCGCAGATGGATGTGATCTGCTGTAAATCAGTAGGAACTGATCTGTCCATGCTGGATATTGAGGATTTCATCAGTGAAATCTGTCAGCTGAAGAAAGAGGTGGCGTCACTGGAGGCAAAGCTGAGAGAAAGAGGAGACAAACCCAACAGAGAG GATCTGGAGAAGGTTTCAGTGTGTGTGACTGACGGGACAGAAGCTCAGGATTCAGTCTGGAGATCCAGAGACACACAGGACTCAGAGCTCAGCCTCACTTTACTGTGTTATACTGACGCTCAGGATCATGGATCCGCTGATCAAACCTCTGACTGTAACGCTGGAGAACAGCAGATGCTGCAGACGCCGCTGAAGATGTGCTCCGTCAAACCGGTGGACTGCAGGAACCTGATAAAAACCACAGCAGAGGAACAACAACAGggacaagaggaggaggaggatgggATTGATGATTAtaatgaggaggaggaggatgacgGGAATGATGAGGATGATGGTAATGTTGAGGATAATGATGGGAACGTGTATgggaatgatgatgatgatgaggactTCATTCCTTCAG ATGAGAATGGCAGTTCAGCTTCTTATGAAGAAACAACCTCAACATCAAAAGATCAGCTGAAGGTCAAGAGTTTTTCCTGCTCCACCTGTGGGAAAACATTGAGTTCACAGGGTTATTTAGCGAGACATGAGAGAACACACACAGAACAGAAAGATTTCACCTGCAAGATGTGCGACATCAGCTTTCCTACCTTAGAAGAGAGGAGATGTCATAGAAAAGAGCACAGAGCGAAGAAGGAGTTTCACTGCGAACAGTGCGGGAAGGATTTCTTTACCACTCTTTATACTATGAGAGTTCACATGAAGTCACACACTGGTGAAAAGCCTTTCCACTGCAGCGGATGTGACAAGCATTTCAGCACTAAAGGGAGTCTTGATTCTCATATGAGAATCCACACGGGTGAAAAGCCGTACAAGTGCCCTCACTGCGAGAAGAGCTTCAGCCACAAACCCTCTCTGAATGCCCATGTGCGTGTTCACACCGGAGAGAGGCCGTACCAGTGCAGCGAATGTGGGAAAACCTTTAAGGACTCAAGTTCTCTAAGGGCACACCAAATAATACACTCTGAGGAGAAACCATATCAGTGTTCATACTGTGATAAACGATTCTGTCACAAATCTTATTTGATTCGTCATGagaggattcacactggagagaaaccgtacCTGTGCTCCTACTGTGGGAAGAGCTTTGCTAATCAGGGTCAATACGGTGTCCAtctgagagttcacactggagaaagacCGTATCACTGCAGCGtttgtgggaagagtttcaagcaaaacattaaattaGCCATGCACAAGAGGATTCATACAGGAGAAAGACCGTACAAGTGTTCGCTGTGTGACAAGACTTTCGCTCAAGCATCCGCCCTAAAGACTCATGAGCgagttcatacaggagagaaaccTTACCGCTGCTCCATCTGCGGCGAGAGATTCACTTATTTAGGTAGTTTTCAGACCCATCAGAAGAAACACGCTAAAGAACAAACTGCTCCAGAATCATCATCAGTGACCTTtcatcagtaa
- the LOC137032477 gene encoding zinc finger protein 585A-like — MLQTPLKMCSVKLVDCRNLIESRGEKTTAEEQQQRHEEEEDGIDAYNEEDEDHPKNNEDDGNVEDNDGNEYGDDDEDDNDDFIPSDENGSLASHAETTSTSKDQLKVKSFSCSTCRKTLSSQCNLVRHERTHTEQKDFTCKMCDISFPTLEERRRHTKEHRAKKEFHCEQCGKDFFTTLYTMRVHMKSHTGEKPFHCSGCDKHFSSKSRLIAHKRLHIGEKPFHCSECDKNYTTKGNLDAHMRIHTGEKPYKCPHCEKSFNHKPSLKAHVRVHTNERPYQCSECGKTFKDLCSLKSHQIIHSEKKQYQCSYCDKRFRHKSYLIRHERIHTGEKPFLCSYCGKSFANQGQYGVHQRVHTGERPYHCSVCGKSFSKHDTFQNHKRIHTGERPYKCSQCDKTFARLDVLKTHERVHTGEKPYRCSICGVRFTYLGSFQTHQKKHGKEQTAPESSYHNNLELNMLKTVEMIVDFKRNGPEHSPLTISSVWSGSSGVIQVPGHHHLSGPEFPLLNPVMQQVLLPLSPAEGFIPSKQGVAGACRGRSDALQSAGKTMKKERSCCTETMLSMKAQMDVICCKSVGTDLSMLDIEDFISEICQLKKEVASLEAKLRERGDKPNREDLEKVSVCVTDGTEAQDSVWRSRDTQDSELSLTLLCYTDAQDHGSADQTSDCNAGEQQMLQTPLKMCSVKLVDCRNLIESRGEKTTAEERQQRHEEEEDDDDDYYEEDEDDQNNDDDDDDDEGNNEDYGNDDNDDFVPSDENGSSSTDEETTSTSKDQLKIKSFSCSTCGKTLSSQCNLVRHERKHTEQKDFTCKMCDISFPTLEERRRHTKEHNVKKEFHCEQCGKDFFTTPSNMRVHMKRHTGEKPFHCSVCDKYFNNKSNLAVHKRTHTGEKPFHCSECDMRFGTKGNLDAHMRIHTGEKPYKCPHCEKSFNHKPHLKTHVRVHTNERPYQCSECGKTCKDSSSLRSHQKIHSEEKPYQCSYCDKRFRQKCNLIHHERTHTGEKPFLCSYCGKRFFDQAQHGVHLRVHTGERPYHCSVCGKSFKQNIKLAMHKRIHTGERPFKCSRCDKTFARSDVLKTHERVHTGEKPYRCSICGERFTYLGSFQTHQKKHAKEQTAPESSSVTFHL, encoded by the exons ATGCTGCAGACGCCGCTGAAGATGTGCTCCGTCAAACTGGTGGACTGCAGGAACCTGATAGAGAGCAGAGGAGAAAAAACCACAGCAGAGGAACAACAACAGAGacatgaggaggaggaggatgggATTGATGCTTATAATGAGGAGGATGAAGATCATCCGAAGAATAATGAAGATGATGGGAATGTTGAGGATAATGATGGGAATGAGTATGGggatgatgatgaggatgatAATGATGACTTCATTCCTTCAG ATGAGAATGGCAGTTTAGCTTCTCATGCAGAAACAACCTCAACATCAAAAGATCAGCTGAAGGTCAAGAGTTTTTCCTGCTCCACCTGTAGGAAAACATTGAGCTCACAGTGTAATTTAGTGAGACATGAGAGAACACACACAGAACAGAAAGATTTCACCTGCAAGATGTGCGACATCAGCTTTCCTACCTTAGAAGAGAGGAGACGTCATACAAAAGAGCACAGAGCGAAGAAGGAGTTTCACTGTGAACAGTGCGGGAAGGATTTTTTCACCACTCTTTATACTATGAGAGTTCACATGAAGTCACACACTGGTGAAAAGCCTTTCCACTGCAGCGGATGTGACAAGCATTTCAGCAGCAAAAGCAGGCTTATTGCTCACAAACGACTCCACATTGGCGAAAAGCCTTTCCACTGCAGCGAGTGTGACAAGAATTACACCACCAAAGGGAATCTCGATGCTCATATGAGAATCCACACGGGTGAAAAGCCATACAAGTGCCCTCACTGCGAGAAGAGCTTCAACCACAAACCCTCTCTGAAGGCCCATGTGCGTGTTCACACCAATGAGAGGCCGTACCAGTGCAGCGAATGTGGGAAAACCTTTAAGGACTTGTGTTCTCTGAAATCACACCAAATAATTCACTCTGAGAAGAAACAGTATCAGTGTTCATACTGTGATAAACGATTCCGTCACAAATCTTATTTGATTCGTCATGagaggattcacactggagagaaaccgttcCTGTGCTCCTACTGTGGGAAGAGCTTTGCTAATCAGGGTCAATACGGGGTCCATcagagagttcacactggagaaagacCGTATCACTGCAGCGtttgtgggaagagtttcagtaAACATGATACCTTTCAAAATCACAAGAGGATTCATACAGGAGAAAGACCGTACAAGTGTTCTCAGTGTGACAAGACTTTCGCTCGATTAGACGTCCTGAAGACTCATGAGCgagttcatacaggagagaaaccTTACCGCTGCTCCATCTGCGGCGTGAGATTCACTTATTTAGGTAGTTTTCAGACCCACCAGAAGAAACACGGTAAAGAACAAACTGCTCCAGAATCATCTTA TCACAACAACCTGGAGCTGAACATGCTCAAAACAGTGGAGATGATAGTGGACTTTAAGAGGAACGGCCCAGAACACTCTCCACTCACCATCAGCTCTGTGTGGAGTGGAAGCAGTGGAGTCATTCAGGTTCCTGGGCACCACCATCTCTCAGGACCTGAA tttcccctattaaatccagtcatgcagcaggttcttttgccactcagtccagctgagggattCATACCCTCTAAACAGG GTGTTGCAGGAGCCTGTAGGGGGCGCTCTGACGCTCTTCAGTCCGCCGGTAAAACCATGAAGAAAGAACGAAGCTGCTGCACTGAGACG atgTTGAGCATGAAAGCGCAGATGGATGTGATCTGCTGTAAATCAGTAGGAACTGATCTGTCCATGCTGGATATTGAGGATTTCATCAGTGAAATCTGTCAGCTGAAGAAAGAGGTGGCGTCACTGGAGGCAAAGCTGAGAGAAAGAGGAGACAAACCCAACAGAGAG GATCTGGAGAAGGTTTCAGTGTGTGTGACTGACGGGACAGAAGCTCAGGATTCAGTCTGGAGATCCAGAGACACACAGGACTCAGAGCTCAGCCTCACTTTACTGTGTTATACTGACGCTCAGGATCATGGATCCGCTGATCAAACCTCTGACTGTAACGCTGGAGAACAGCAGATGCTGCAGACGCCGCTGAAGATGTGCTCCGTCAAACTGGTGGACTGCAGGAACCTGATAGAGAGCAGAGGAGAAAAAACCACAGCAGAGGAACGACAACAGAGacatgaggaggaggaggatgatgatgatgattattatgaggaggatgaagatgatcagaataatgatgatgatgatgatgatgatgaaggaaATAATGAGGATTATGGgaatgatgataatgatgactTCGTTCCTTCAG aTGAGAATGGCAGTTCATCTACTGATGAAGAAACAACCTCAACATCAAAAGATCAGCTGAAGATCAAGAGTTTTTCCTGCTCCACCTGTGGGAAAACATTGAGTTCACAGTGTAATTTAGTGAGACATGAgagaaaacacacagaacagaaAGATTTCACCTGCAAGATGTGCGACATCAGCTTTCCTACCTTAGAAGAGAGGAGACGTCATACAAAAGAGCACAACGTGAAGAAGGAGTTTCACTGCGAACAGTGCGGGAAGGATTTTTTCACCACTCCTTCTAATATGAGAGTTCACATGAAGAGGCACACTGGTGAAAAGCCTTTCCACTGCAGCGTATGTGACAAGTATTTCAACAACAAGTCAAATCTTGCTGTTCATAAGCGAACCCACACGGGTGAAAAGCCTTTCCACTGCAGCGAGTGCGACATGCGATTCGGCACCAAAGGGAATCTTGATGCTCATATGAGAATCCACACGGGTGAAAAGCCATACAAGTGCCCTCACTGCGAGAAGAGCTTCAACCACAAACCCCATCTGAAGACCCATGTGCGTGTTCACACCAATGAGAGGCCGTACCAGTGCAGTGAATGTGGGAAAACCTGTAAGGACTCAAGTTCTCTAAGATCACACCAAAAAATACATTCTGAGGAGAAACCATATCAGTGTTCATACTGTGATAAACGTTTCcgtcaaaaatgtaatttgattCATCATGAGAGGACTCACACCGGAGAGAAACCGTTCCTGTGCTCCTACTGCGGGAAGAGATTTTTTGATCAGGCTCAACACGGTGTCCAtctgagagttcacactggagaaagacCGTATCACTGCAGCGtttgtgggaagagtttcaagcaaaacattaaattaGCCATGCACAAGAGGATTCATACAGGAGAAAGACCGTTCAAGTGTTCTCGGTGTGACAAGACTTTCGCTCGATCGGACGTCCTGAAGACTCATGAGCgagttcatacaggagagaaaccTTACCGCTGCTCCATCTGCGGCGAGAGATTCACTTATTTAGGTAGTTTTCAGACCCATCAGAAGAAACACGCTAAAGAACAAACTGCTCCAGAATCATCATCAGTGACCTttcatctgtaa
- the LOC137031922 gene encoding zinc finger protein ZFP2-like: protein MLSMKAQMDVICCKSVGTDLSMLDIEDFISEICQLKKEVASLEAKLRERGDKPNREDSVWSVRDQRSTQESDLSLSLLCYTDAQESVSDSHGSADQTSTESDCNAGEQQRPLKVCSIKLVDCRNSKETREETTAEKEKVQSDDHGNSDNDDHCDDDDDDDDFIPSDENGGLSSDEETASTSKDQPTAKSFSCVTCGKTFRRQGHLARHERKHTEKKDYTCKRCNISFPTLEERKRHSKEHSVKKEFRCEQCGKVSFTSGNLKIHMKTHTGEKPFHCSECDKNFSTKQSLVVHKRIHTGEKPYKCPHCEKRFRDGSHFKTHMRSHASERPYQCSECGKTFKQPICLISHQKIHSEKMHRCSHCDKRFRQISQLKRHERMHSGERPYLCFHCGKSFSDPAHFRVHQRVHTGERPYQCSVCGKSFRQNTNLLKHQRIHTGERPFKCSHCDKTFARTDVLKIHERVHTGEKPYRCSICGERFAYLGGFQAHQNKHAKEQTAPETS, encoded by the exons atgTTGAGCATGAAAGCGCAGATGGATGTGATCTGCTGTAAATCAGTAGGAACTGATCTGTCCATGCTGGATATTGAGGATTTCATCAGTGAAATCTGTCAGCTGAAGAAAGAGGTGGCGTCACTGGAGGCAAAGCTGAGAGAAAGAGGAGACAAACCCAACAGAGAG GATTCAGTCTGGAGCGTCAGAGATCAGAGATCCACTCAGGAATCAGATCTCAGCCTCAGTTTACTCTGTTATACTGACGCTCAGGAGAGCGTGTCTGACAGTCATGGATCAGCTGATCAAACCTCCACAGAGTCTGACTGTAACGCTGGAGAACAGCAGAGGCCGCTGAAGGTGTGCTCCATCAAACTGGTGGACTGCAGGAATTCAAAGGAGACAAGAGAAGAAACCActgcagagaaagagaaagtaCAGAGTGATGATCATGGCAACAGTGATAATGATGATcattgtgatgatgatgatgatgatgatgacttTATTCCCTCAG ATGAAAACGGCGGTTTATCTTCTGACGAAGAAACCGCCTCGACATCAAAAGATCAGCCGACAGCAAAGAGTTTTTCCTGCGTTACCTGTGGAAAAACATTCAGAAGACAAGGACATTTAGCGAGACATGAGAGAAAACACACAGAAAAGAAAGACTACACTTGCAAGAGATGCAACATCAGCTTTCCTACCTTAGAAGAGAGGAAACGTCATTCAAAAGAGCACAGTGTGAAGAAGGAGTTTCGCTGCGAACAGTGCGGGAAGGTTTCTTTCACTTCTGGCAATCTGAAGATTCACATGAAGACGCACACTGGCGAGAAGCCCTTCCACTGCAGCGAGTGTGACAAGAACTTCAGCACTAAACAATCTCTTGTCGTTCACAAGCGAATCCACACGGGCGAGAAGCCGTACAAGTGCCCTCACTGCGAGAAAAGATTCAGAGATGGCTCCCATTTCAAGACACACATGCGTTCGCACGCCAGCGAGAGGCCGTACCAGTGCAGCGAGTGTGGGAAAACCTTTAAGCAACCGATTTGTCTAATATCTCACCAAAAAATACACTCTGAAAAAATGCATCGATGCTCGCACTGTGACAAACGTTTCCGTCAGATATCTCAGCTGAAACGGCACGAGAGAATGCACTCCGGAGAGAGACCGTACCTGTGCTTTCACTGCGGGAAGAGCTTTTCTGATCCGGCTCATTTCAGAGTCCATCAGAGAGTTCACACCGGAGAAAGGCCGTATCAGTGTAGCGTTTGTGGGAAGAGTTTCCGTCAAAACACCAACTTACTGAAGCACCAGAGGATTCATACAGGAGAAAGACCGTTCAAGTGCTCACATTGTGACAAGACGTTTGCTCGAACAGATGTGCTGAAGATCCATGAGCgagttcatacaggagagaaaccTTACCGCTGCTCCATCTGCGGCGAGAGATTCGCTTATTTAGGGGGTTTTCAGGCCCACCAGAACAAGCACGCTAAAGAACAAACTGCTCCAGAAACATCATAG